One Campylobacter concisus DNA segment encodes these proteins:
- a CDS encoding methylenetetrahydrofolate reductase, with protein sequence MLKEKILNKEKGLVLYGLTPPKAEFEEAKLREISERWSGRINDIKADGLVLYEVQDESERNDSERTFEFSGTLSPEIYYKKYLNVATPSIFYRVASGYGEDDFRAALKAQSSNLNVLVGATSSTQKVRLNLARAYEIASEFKELAVGGVCIAERHAKKGDEPQRMREKIAVGAKFFISQAIFDVQLARKFLEDCAAAKISEPIFLTFSTAGNAKTLEFIKWLGVSVPSSVEERLNLSSDYLASSCEIIKEIWCELKKFGDENGLNLSINIESVMAKRAEIEASLELTKSIRELV encoded by the coding sequence ATGCTAAAAGAAAAAATTTTAAACAAAGAAAAAGGGCTCGTGCTCTATGGTCTCACGCCGCCAAAGGCTGAGTTTGAAGAGGCAAAGCTACGTGAGATCTCAGAGCGCTGGAGTGGGCGGATAAATGATATCAAGGCCGACGGACTCGTGCTTTACGAGGTGCAAGACGAGAGCGAGAGAAATGATAGCGAGAGGACATTTGAGTTTAGTGGGACGCTAAGCCCAGAAATTTACTACAAAAAGTACCTAAACGTCGCTACTCCTAGTATATTTTACCGCGTGGCTAGCGGATACGGCGAGGATGATTTTCGCGCAGCACTTAAGGCTCAAAGCTCAAATTTAAACGTGCTAGTGGGGGCAACTTCAAGCACGCAAAAAGTGAGGCTAAATTTAGCTCGCGCCTACGAGATCGCTAGCGAATTTAAAGAGTTAGCAGTAGGCGGCGTCTGTATAGCAGAGCGTCACGCTAAAAAGGGCGATGAGCCACAAAGGATGCGTGAAAAGATCGCAGTTGGGGCTAAATTTTTCATATCGCAAGCGATCTTTGACGTACAGCTAGCACGTAAATTTTTGGAGGATTGTGCGGCTGCAAAGATAAGCGAGCCGATATTTCTTACATTTAGCACAGCGGGTAATGCAAAAACGCTTGAATTTATCAAATGGCTCGGAGTAAGCGTGCCAAGCTCGGTTGAGGAGAGGCTAAATTTAAGCTCTGACTACCTAGCTAGTAGCTGCGAGATCATCAAAGAAATTTGGTGCGAGCTAAAGAAATTTGGTGATGAAAATGGGCTAAATTTAAGCATAAATATAGAAAGCGTCATGGCAAAACGCGCCGAGATCGAAGCGAGCCTGGAGCTTACAAAAAGCATAAGAGAGTTGGTGTAA
- a CDS encoding winged helix-turn-helix domain-containing protein — MHKKRDEVIYLGKKESQLLEILCKNSPHVVTYDEIDHHLYKNETLSQDRIRSLAMEIRAKIPAICLKTVRGTGYKVE, encoded by the coding sequence TTGCATAAGAAAAGAGACGAGGTCATCTACCTTGGCAAAAAAGAGAGCCAGCTGCTTGAAATTTTATGTAAAAACTCGCCCCACGTCGTCACCTACGACGAGATAGATCATCATCTATATAAAAACGAAACCTTATCACAAGACCGCATAAGATCGCTCGCAATGGAGATCAGAGCTAAGATCCCAGCCATTTGCCTAAAAACCGTACGAGGCACTGGATATAAGGTGGAGTGA
- a CDS encoding cytochrome c3 family protein, whose translation MKISKKLLALIIFISGIVGFLVVLPVHYALDETSGDKFCVVCHEMDPMVIAYNDDIHSGKGKTGIKARCVDCHIPHDNIAKYALTKAKNGILEGWVHFFGDPNAIDWHKNLKNREHFVFDNGCTSCHTNVIDSNSTSAQAQKMHAHYKKLLGTPKELKCVNCHYDAGHSAGFRNYLEYWKPSYKIYDKKMIEKRIETKQKFFKDEYKPTKDEEEFLKQKAEKDAKKPAGGGMAG comes from the coding sequence ATGAAAATTTCAAAAAAATTACTAGCGCTTATAATCTTCATAAGCGGAATTGTTGGATTTTTAGTCGTTCTGCCAGTTCATTACGCACTTGATGAGACAAGTGGGGATAAATTCTGCGTAGTTTGCCACGAGATGGATCCTATGGTGATCGCCTATAACGACGACATCCACAGCGGCAAGGGCAAAACCGGCATCAAAGCAAGATGCGTCGACTGCCATATACCACATGACAACATCGCAAAATACGCCCTAACAAAGGCGAAAAATGGCATTTTAGAGGGCTGGGTGCATTTCTTTGGCGATCCTAACGCAATCGACTGGCACAAAAACCTCAAAAATCGCGAGCATTTTGTCTTTGACAACGGCTGCACAAGCTGCCACACAAACGTGATAGACAGCAATAGCACTTCAGCGCAGGCTCAAAAGATGCACGCTCACTACAAAAAGCTTCTTGGCACTCCTAAAGAGCTAAAATGTGTAAACTGCCACTACGACGCAGGTCACAGCGCTGGCTTTAGAAACTACCTTGAGTACTGGAAGCCGTCATATAAAATTTATGATAAAAAGATGATCGAAAAGAGGATCGAAACTAAGCAAAAATTCTTCAAAGATGAATACAAACCTACAAAAGACGAAGAAGAATTTTTAAAACAAAAGGCTGAAAAAGACGCCAAAAAACCAGCTGGCGGTGGCATGGCTGGCTGA
- a CDS encoding cytochrome c3 family protein, with protein MNKLKFIAIFACLFSFHLFGADMPKGDLNVTKVAVSDELRAKYKIKPHHEHLSFDCVDCHQNQGDDPSKFKAIGDAGCLSCHKSKKLLADRLKFMDTLKANPHNSVHDGPTLYCDECHNEHKPSTNMCSECHEHEVPQWMNGVTP; from the coding sequence ATGAATAAGCTTAAATTCATCGCTATTTTTGCCTGTTTATTTTCGTTTCATCTCTTTGGTGCCGATATGCCAAAGGGCGATCTAAACGTCACAAAAGTAGCAGTCTCTGATGAGCTAAGAGCCAAGTATAAGATCAAACCTCATCACGAACATCTAAGCTTTGACTGCGTTGATTGTCACCAAAACCAAGGCGATGATCCTAGCAAATTTAAAGCGATCGGCGACGCTGGCTGTTTATCTTGCCACAAGAGTAAAAAACTCCTAGCTGATAGACTAAAATTTATGGATACTCTAAAGGCAAATCCTCACAACTCTGTTCACGATGGTCCAACTTTGTATTGCGACGAGTGCCACAACGAGCACAAACCATCTACAAACATGTGCTCTGAGTGCCATGAACACGAGGTGCCACAATGGATGAATGGAGTAACACCATGA
- a CDS encoding Ig-like domain-containing protein, whose amino-acid sequence MSKVKGLIKSIIGTDAIVAVDANGNQRTLKAGDVIYDNEVIKEQDGVKVEVQAAQTQNENASDETGKEIASLQEQLLNGKNISDLEETAAGGTQSAGGVSSNGVSLGAAGFTNGGHYSNVNANFGDLSSQANASVEAFTNVSGGASEEDFSLDTLAAAIDNAYNNILPQTLEVSATAVDDNVVTGNTDQAVSSNLDIEGNILEHENSQRTGLHITNDSTPALVGKATSNATISIFDGEGENAPLLGTTTADNDGNWSYAPTSPLADGDHKFTIEASKVAANGEELKATSTQEITVDTDNSTLSITKISTDDFSDLSHYNAMYDSNKEYDFSPTIEGKAEAFADVNLVVKTADIHYSDGSVKWGHVVEELSAKADAEGNWKVESGVLNNRDFEYKVEASSVDEAGNKYSEPQATTFYMPLEPITVAPTDHL is encoded by the coding sequence ATGAGTAAAGTTAAAGGACTAATAAAATCAATAATCGGCACGGATGCCATCGTCGCAGTTGATGCTAACGGAAATCAAAGAACTCTAAAAGCAGGCGACGTGATCTATGACAACGAGGTCATAAAAGAGCAAGATGGCGTAAAGGTTGAGGTGCAGGCTGCGCAAACTCAAAATGAAAATGCTAGCGATGAGACTGGCAAAGAGATAGCATCGCTACAAGAGCAATTATTAAATGGTAAAAATATCTCTGATCTTGAAGAGACTGCAGCTGGCGGCACTCAATCAGCAGGTGGAGTAAGCTCGAATGGCGTGAGCCTTGGCGCTGCTGGCTTTACAAATGGCGGTCACTACTCAAACGTAAATGCAAATTTTGGCGATCTAAGCTCTCAAGCAAATGCTAGCGTAGAGGCTTTTACAAATGTAAGCGGTGGCGCAAGCGAGGAGGACTTTAGTCTTGACACACTTGCAGCTGCGATAGATAATGCATATAACAATATATTGCCACAGACTCTAGAAGTATCTGCCACAGCAGTTGATGATAACGTAGTGACTGGTAATACAGATCAGGCAGTAAGCAGCAACCTTGACATCGAGGGCAATATCTTAGAGCATGAAAATTCACAAAGAACAGGTCTGCATATCACAAACGATAGCACTCCAGCTTTAGTTGGCAAGGCTACTTCAAACGCTACTATAAGCATATTTGATGGCGAAGGTGAAAATGCACCACTGCTTGGCACGACAACTGCTGATAATGATGGCAACTGGTCATATGCTCCAACTTCGCCTTTAGCTGATGGAGATCATAAATTTACTATCGAAGCTAGTAAAGTAGCTGCAAATGGCGAAGAACTAAAAGCTACAAGTACGCAAGAGATAACTGTCGATACAGACAATAGCACCTTGTCTATCACAAAAATATCTACTGATGACTTTTCTGACCTGTCACACTATAACGCAATGTATGATAGCAATAAAGAATATGACTTCTCGCCGACTATCGAGGGCAAAGCAGAGGCATTTGCCGATGTAAATTTAGTTGTGAAAACAGCTGATATTCACTACTCAGATGGTAGTGTTAAATGGGGTCACGTAGTAGAAGAGTTAAGTGCCAAGGCTGACGCTGAAGGCAACTGGAAAGTTGAGAGTGGTGTTTTAAACAATAGAGATTTTGAATACAAAGTTGAAGCATCATCAGTAGACGAGGCTGGCAACAAATACTCTGAGCCACAAGCAACGACATTTTATATGCCACTTGAGCCTATAACCGTCGCTCCAACAGACCACCTATAA
- a CDS encoding alanine/glycine:cation symporter family protein, which produces MPTNFAEILNNCVESINSFLWGPYFLIALLCGTGLFFTIRLGFVQIFKFKMGLGKLFGNFSLHGEAAGKAGMSSFQAVATAIAAQVGTGNLVGATTALIMGGPGAIFWMWCAAFLGMATNFAEICLAQIYRTKDDSGHTIGGPAFYISRGLNGKWAKFLAGFFAIAIIIALGFIGNMVQANSISDGFSGAFGIPQWLTGAFLALICALIFIGGVKAIARVAEKIVPLMALLYIVVGVVIIALNFHQIPEAISLIFRAAFDPSAAWGGATGASIAAAMRYGIARGLFSNEAGMGSTPHAHAAANVKHPVDQAVLGIMSVFIDTFVILNITVFVVLTANVISFENGKAVFTGITLVQEAFSSHIFGKTGGYSFVAICLFFFAFTTIIGWYYFAEINVRYLFGAKAVKIFKILVVVFVFLGSLQKVDFVWSLADMFNGLMVVPNLIAIILLSPVVARLLKDHDTGKEYDVKEYLK; this is translated from the coding sequence ATGCCTACAAATTTTGCTGAAATTTTAAATAATTGTGTTGAAAGTATAAATTCATTTCTTTGGGGTCCATACTTCCTTATCGCCCTACTTTGCGGTACTGGACTATTTTTTACCATTAGACTTGGCTTTGTTCAAATTTTTAAATTTAAAATGGGTTTAGGCAAGCTTTTTGGAAATTTCTCGCTTCACGGCGAGGCTGCTGGCAAGGCTGGTATGAGCTCGTTTCAAGCAGTAGCAACCGCTATCGCCGCGCAAGTTGGCACTGGAAACCTCGTGGGTGCGACGACAGCTCTTATCATGGGCGGTCCTGGAGCCATTTTTTGGATGTGGTGCGCAGCCTTTTTGGGCATGGCTACAAATTTCGCTGAAATTTGCCTCGCTCAAATTTACCGCACGAAGGACGACAGCGGCCACACAATAGGCGGTCCAGCCTTTTACATAAGCCGCGGCTTAAATGGAAAGTGGGCGAAATTTCTAGCTGGATTTTTCGCTATCGCTATCATCATCGCACTTGGCTTTATCGGCAACATGGTTCAAGCAAACTCCATATCTGATGGCTTTAGTGGCGCTTTTGGCATACCGCAGTGGCTAACAGGGGCGTTTTTGGCTCTCATTTGCGCGCTAATTTTCATAGGTGGCGTAAAAGCGATCGCAAGGGTCGCTGAAAAGATCGTGCCGCTAATGGCGCTACTTTACATCGTCGTTGGCGTGGTTATAATCGCCTTAAATTTTCACCAAATCCCAGAGGCGATCTCACTAATCTTTAGAGCTGCATTTGATCCTTCGGCTGCTTGGGGCGGCGCAACTGGCGCTAGCATCGCAGCTGCTATGAGATACGGCATCGCAAGGGGACTTTTTAGCAACGAAGCTGGCATGGGCTCTACTCCGCACGCACACGCTGCTGCAAACGTCAAACACCCAGTCGATCAAGCTGTCCTTGGCATAATGAGCGTCTTTATAGACACCTTTGTCATCCTAAATATAACCGTTTTTGTGGTGCTAACAGCAAACGTCATCAGCTTTGAAAACGGCAAGGCGGTCTTTACAGGCATCACCTTGGTGCAAGAGGCCTTCTCGTCGCATATCTTTGGCAAAACTGGCGGTTATAGCTTCGTGGCGATCTGCCTATTTTTCTTCGCATTTACGACGATCATTGGCTGGTACTACTTCGCTGAGATCAACGTGCGCTACCTTTTTGGCGCAAAGGCGGTTAAAATTTTTAAAATTTTAGTTGTCGTTTTTGTCTTTTTAGGCAGCTTGCAAAAGGTCGATTTTGTCTGGAGTTTAGCTGATATGTTTAACGGTCTTATGGTTGTGCCAAATTTGATCGCCATTATCCTTCTAAGCCCCGTCGTAGCAAGGCTTTTAAAAGATCACGATACCGGCAAAGAGTACGACGTAAAAGAGTATTTGAAGTAA
- a CDS encoding ATP-dependent DNA helicase RuvA, giving the protein MNKQILAYIANLKIEDVPWSRLTTTYGRASRFPEIFKQLSAAIGKKDLTQSLTTSKSNSGQNTANPANNNEAKFNAKAACDVLDKIFKEIEHQSTFWHATPFALVFLARIFMRAKLVADNGDKDEVAELIVSRLGEFFAFMLMVCSDADKINHTTPLGSFADMLAEKYLWPQSDENDEELWEEHFYDDDLFYSFYFYSRAVLDATGVDFTQFKPIE; this is encoded by the coding sequence ATGAACAAGCAAATTTTAGCGTACATCGCAAATTTAAAGATAGAAGACGTGCCTTGGAGTAGATTAACGACGACTTATGGCAGAGCAAGCAGATTTCCAGAAATTTTTAAACAGCTTTCGGCAGCGATCGGCAAGAAAGATTTGACGCAAAGTTTGACTACCAGCAAGTCAAATAGCGGACAAAATACGGCAAATCCAGCAAATAACAATGAAGCAAAATTTAACGCCAAAGCTGCTTGTGACGTGCTTGATAAAATTTTTAAAGAAATAGAGCATCAAAGTACTTTTTGGCACGCTACGCCTTTTGCACTTGTATTTTTGGCGAGAATTTTTATGCGGGCGAAGTTGGTCGCTGATAACGGCGATAAAGACGAGGTGGCAGAGCTTATCGTGTCCCGTCTGGGTGAATTTTTCGCGTTTATGCTTATGGTTTGTAGCGATGCCGATAAAATTAATCATACTACACCACTGGGTAGCTTTGCTGATATGCTAGCCGAAAAATACCTGTGGCCGCAAAGCGATGAAAACGACGAGGAGCTTTGGGAAGAGCACTTTTACGATGATGATTTGTTTTATAGTTTTTACTTTTATTCGCGTGCGGTTCTTGACGCGACCGGTGTGGATTTTACGCAGTTTAAGCCTATAGAATAG
- a CDS encoding replication-associated recombination protein A, translating to MFRPKNLNEICGQKAVKAAFLKFIATSKIPHSIFYGPAGCGKTSFARAVASGANYDFYEFDGGNLKIDDFRKILKNYENALNKPLFFIDEIHRLSKTQQEALLIPMENYKALVIGASTENPFFTLSSGIRSRSMLFEFRPLSSRDFEELLGKIKEQISFSIDEEAKEYLFKSSGGDARAMLNLLEFAVTLDENVSLENLKTLRQNALKEGAKEDDTHYELASAFIKSLRGSDENAVIYYLARLIDSGESADFIARRMAIFASEDIGNANPNALNLAASTLSTVKEIGFPEARIILAQCAIYLASSPKSNSSYNAINAALRYVQSEEILKIPPYLKNHTKESKDYIYPHDFGGWVEQKYLEKPLVFYKSKGIGFEKTLNEWLEKIKSKG from the coding sequence ATGTTTAGACCAAAAAACTTGAATGAAATTTGCGGCCAAAAGGCGGTTAAAGCAGCCTTTTTAAAATTTATAGCCACAAGCAAGATACCGCACTCCATATTTTATGGTCCAGCAGGCTGTGGCAAGACGAGCTTTGCAAGGGCTGTGGCAAGTGGGGCAAACTACGACTTTTACGAGTTTGACGGCGGAAATTTAAAGATAGATGACTTTCGCAAAATTTTAAAAAACTACGAAAACGCCCTAAACAAGCCACTCTTTTTCATAGACGAGATCCACAGGCTTAGCAAAACCCAGCAAGAAGCACTGCTTATACCCATGGAAAACTACAAAGCCCTAGTTATCGGCGCTAGCACCGAAAATCCCTTTTTCACGCTAAGTTCAGGCATCAGAAGTCGCTCGATGCTCTTTGAGTTTAGACCGCTTAGTAGTAGAGATTTTGAGGAGCTTCTTGGCAAGATCAAAGAGCAAATTTCATTTAGCATAGACGAGGAGGCAAAGGAATATCTCTTTAAAAGTAGTGGCGGCGACGCAAGAGCCATGCTAAATTTACTAGAATTTGCCGTCACACTTGATGAAAATGTAAGCTTAGAAAATTTAAAAACACTTCGCCAAAATGCCCTAAAAGAGGGAGCAAAAGAGGATGACACGCACTACGAGCTAGCAAGCGCTTTTATAAAAAGTCTGCGTGGAAGCGATGAAAACGCCGTCATATACTACCTTGCAAGGCTCATAGACTCTGGCGAGAGTGCGGACTTCATCGCTAGAAGGATGGCGATATTTGCCAGCGAAGACATCGGCAACGCAAACCCAAATGCGCTAAATTTAGCCGCAAGCACGCTAAGCACGGTAAAAGAGATAGGCTTTCCAGAGGCTAGGATCATACTGGCTCAGTGCGCTATCTATCTAGCCAGCTCGCCAAAGTCAAACTCCAGCTACAACGCGATAAATGCCGCCCTAAGATACGTGCAAAGCGAGGAAATTTTAAAAATTCCGCCATATCTAAAAAATCACACAAAAGAGAGCAAAGACTACATTTATCCGCATGATTTTGGCGGCTGGGTCGAGCAAAAATACCTAGAAAAACCGCTCGTTTTTTACAAAAGCAAGGGCATAGGCTTTGAAAAAACACTAAATGAGTGGCTAGAAAAGATAAAGTCAAAAGGCTAA
- a CDS encoding pyridoxamine 5'-phosphate oxidase family protein, with product MRRKDRELSPDEALEIIDGCEYGVISCIDEEGEIFSVPISPVRFGESIFVHGATAGSKAKLLQNGRKVEFVCVSFNKVPHLNDSELEAIKNDGKALGGKVFTTEYKSAIAKTRAYEVTDDAKRYEILKILSQKYTAYAMSTFDVAAEYGLKNMKIYELKIESLSAKAKILPKAAKE from the coding sequence ATGAGGCGAAAAGATAGAGAACTAAGCCCTGACGAGGCGCTTGAGATCATCGATGGTTGCGAATACGGCGTAATCTCATGCATTGATGAAGAGGGAGAAATTTTTAGCGTGCCTATCTCGCCTGTTAGGTTTGGTGAGAGCATTTTTGTGCACGGAGCGACCGCTGGTAGCAAGGCAAAACTGCTACAAAATGGGCGAAAAGTGGAGTTTGTCTGCGTTAGCTTTAATAAAGTCCCGCACCTAAATGATAGCGAGCTAGAAGCGATAAAGAACGACGGCAAGGCGCTTGGCGGCAAAGTCTTTACGACTGAATACAAAAGTGCCATCGCAAAAACAAGAGCTTACGAAGTGACAGATGATGCAAAAAGATATGAAATTTTAAAAATTCTCAGTCAAAAATACACCGCCTACGCGATGAGCACCTTTGACGTGGCAGCCGAGTATGGGCTAAAAAACATGAAAATTTACGAGCTAAAGATAGAGAGCCTTAGCGCAAAGGCCAAAATTTTGCCAAAAGCGGCAAAGGAGTAA
- the ung gene encoding uracil-DNA glycosylase gives MQINLDDVKIEPSWKEVLKDEFLSENFAHIKENFLKAKSAGVVYPPSGLIFNAFNLTPFHDVKVVILGQDPYHGANQAMGLSFSVPSGVRVPPSLVNIYKEIYADLGIKEPNSGDLTKWAKQGVLLLNSTLSVSAGAANSHAGFGWQGFTDAVIRKISENLQNVVFMLWGNPAKAKAPLIDASKHLILEAAHPSPLARGAFFGCRHFSKANIYLANHGKTPIEWDLNA, from the coding sequence ATGCAGATAAATTTAGATGACGTAAAGATCGAGCCAAGCTGGAAAGAGGTGCTAAAAGATGAGTTTTTGAGCGAAAATTTCGCTCATATCAAAGAGAATTTCCTAAAAGCAAAGAGCGCTGGCGTCGTCTATCCACCAAGCGGGCTCATTTTTAACGCATTTAACCTAACGCCATTTCACGACGTCAAAGTAGTCATCCTAGGCCAAGACCCATATCACGGTGCAAATCAAGCCATGGGACTAAGCTTTTCAGTGCCTAGTGGCGTGCGAGTGCCGCCAAGCCTTGTTAATATTTATAAAGAAATTTACGCCGACCTTGGCATAAAAGAGCCAAATAGTGGCGATCTTACAAAGTGGGCAAAACAAGGCGTGCTGCTTCTAAACTCGACCCTTAGCGTAAGTGCGGGAGCGGCAAACTCTCACGCAGGATTTGGCTGGCAGGGCTTTACAGACGCAGTTATAAGAAAGATAAGTGAAAATTTACAAAACGTAGTCTTTATGCTCTGGGGCAACCCAGCCAAGGCAAAAGCGCCACTAATAGACGCCAGCAAGCACCTCATCTTAGAAGCAGCACACCCAAGTCCGCTAGCTCGTGGGGCATTTTTTGGCTGCAGACACTTTTCAAAGGCAAATATCTACCTAGCAAACCACGGCAAAACGCCCATTGAGTGGGACTTAAACGCTTAA
- a CDS encoding YbaK/EbsC family protein, with amino-acid sequence MSEQIFNKIHDLLSKNGAKFRVIEHESARTSDDVAKIRGTKMSQGAKALVCSIKGIDKAKFREIFKDENVLVGYLLDDERPAMKAGKIYLLAVLPADEQADLDALTQKFDGKRASLASPEEVAALADCVFGSVPPFSFHKNLHLVVDESLLERNEEIAFNAGLLDRSIVLNAKDYARIVKPVLVKFAKEKVLG; translated from the coding sequence GTGTCAGAGCAAATTTTTAATAAAATCCACGATCTTCTTAGCAAAAATGGGGCTAAATTTAGAGTGATAGAGCATGAGAGTGCGAGGACTTCAGATGATGTTGCCAAGATAAGGGGCACGAAGATGAGCCAGGGCGCAAAGGCGCTGGTGTGCTCTATAAAAGGCATTGATAAAGCTAAATTTAGAGAAATTTTTAAAGATGAAAACGTACTTGTTGGCTACTTGCTAGATGACGAAAGACCAGCAATGAAGGCTGGTAAAATTTACTTGCTAGCGGTCTTACCAGCGGACGAGCAGGCTGATCTTGACGCGCTTACGCAAAAATTTGATGGTAAAAGAGCAAGCCTTGCTAGCCCAGAGGAGGTTGCGGCCTTGGCTGATTGCGTATTTGGCTCGGTTCCGCCATTTAGCTTTCATAAAAATTTGCACCTTGTTGTGGACGAGAGCTTGCTAGAGCGAAACGAGGAGATCGCCTTTAATGCAGGGCTTCTTGATAGATCTATCGTCCTAAACGCAAAAGACTACGCCAGGATAGTAAAGCCGGTGCTTGTTAAATTTGCAAAAGAAAAAGTGCTAGGCTAA
- the thrS gene encoding threonine--tRNA ligase has product MSDIIAYKLNGEIVDTQSIAGRESSAEPVYFENSKEALHVIRHSCAHLMAQAIKSLYPKAKFFVGPNVEDGFYYDFRVDDEGTKLGESDLAAIEDKMKELAEKKFDIVKTCSTKANMSEKFKNDDLKQEVLKRIPDGEVSSYAQGDFEDLCRGPHVPNTKFLKFFKLTRVAGAYLGGDESREMLTRIYGTAYADKESLKEHIRIIEEAKKRDHRKLGVEMKLFTFDEEVGGGLPIWLPNGGRLRSKLEQLLYKAHRDRGYEPVRGPELLKADVWRRSGHYANYKENMYFTTIDETEYGIKPMNCVGHIKVYQSDIRSYRDLPLKFFEYGVVHRHEKSGVLHGLFRVREFAQDDSHIFCMPSQIKENILEILKFAGTIMENFGFHYEMEISTKPAKAIGGDEIWETATKALKEALDENGFKYGIDEGGGAFYGPKIDIKITDALKRKWQCGTIQVDFNLPERFDLGYIDANNERQRPVMLHRALLGSFERFIGILLEHTAGELPFFIAPTQVVIVPISDAHLDYAKEISRELRKINVDSEIASKNESLNKRIRTAEKQRVPMIIVLGDNEVANKSVALRDRQARTQSDMSLAEFINLTKEKLSEVHF; this is encoded by the coding sequence ATGAGCGATATCATCGCATACAAACTAAATGGCGAAATAGTCGATACTCAAAGTATCGCAGGGCGTGAGAGTAGTGCTGAGCCTGTCTATTTTGAAAACTCAAAAGAGGCACTACACGTTATCAGACACTCCTGTGCGCACCTCATGGCACAAGCTATCAAGTCACTCTATCCAAAGGCAAAATTCTTTGTCGGACCAAACGTAGAAGATGGATTTTATTATGATTTTAGAGTTGATGATGAGGGCACGAAGCTAGGCGAGAGCGATCTAGCAGCGATCGAAGATAAGATGAAAGAGCTTGCTGAGAAGAAATTTGACATAGTTAAAACTTGCTCAACCAAAGCTAATATGAGTGAGAAATTTAAAAACGACGATCTAAAACAAGAGGTCTTAAAAAGAATTCCAGATGGCGAAGTGAGTAGCTACGCACAAGGCGATTTTGAAGACCTTTGCCGCGGACCACATGTGCCAAATACTAAATTTTTAAAATTCTTCAAGCTTACACGCGTAGCTGGTGCATATCTTGGCGGAGATGAGAGCCGTGAGATGCTAACTAGAATTTACGGCACAGCTTACGCAGACAAAGAGAGCTTAAAAGAGCACATCCGCATCATCGAAGAGGCTAAAAAGCGCGATCACAGAAAGCTTGGCGTCGAGATGAAGCTATTTACATTTGATGAGGAAGTGGGTGGCGGTTTGCCGATATGGCTACCAAATGGCGGACGCTTAAGATCAAAACTAGAGCAACTTCTATACAAAGCTCACAGAGATCGCGGCTACGAGCCAGTGCGAGGTCCTGAGCTTTTAAAGGCTGATGTGTGGAGAAGAAGCGGCCACTACGCAAACTATAAAGAAAATATGTATTTTACAACGATCGATGAGACAGAATATGGCATCAAGCCGATGAACTGCGTTGGCCACATCAAAGTTTATCAAAGCGATATCAGGTCTTACCGTGATCTACCGCTTAAATTTTTTGAGTACGGCGTTGTGCATCGCCATGAGAAAAGCGGCGTGCTTCACGGACTTTTTAGAGTTCGCGAATTTGCACAAGATGACTCACATATCTTTTGTATGCCAAGCCAGATAAAAGAAAATATCTTAGAAATTTTAAAATTTGCTGGCACGATAATGGAAAATTTTGGCTTTCATTATGAGATGGAGATTTCAACCAAGCCAGCCAAAGCTATCGGTGGCGATGAAATTTGGGAAACTGCTACAAAAGCGCTAAAAGAAGCTCTTGATGAAAACGGCTTTAAATACGGCATCGACGAGGGCGGCGGCGCATTTTATGGACCAAAGATCGACATTAAGATAACTGACGCGCTTAAGAGAAAGTGGCAGTGCGGCACGATCCAGGTTGATTTTAACTTGCCAGAGCGCTTTGATCTAGGCTACATCGACGCAAACAACGAAAGACAGCGCCCTGTAATGCTTCACAGAGCATTGCTTGGTAGTTTTGAGAGATTTATAGGAATTTTACTTGAGCACACTGCTGGCGAGCTGCCATTTTTTATAGCGCCAACGCAAGTCGTCATCGTGCCTATTAGTGATGCGCATTTAGACTACGCAAAAGAAATTTCACGCGAGCTAAGAAAGATCAACGTCGATAGCGAGATCGCAAGTAAAAATGAGAGTTTAAATAAGAGAATAAGAACGGCAGAAAAACAAAGGGTGCCTATGATAATCGTGCTAGGAGACAACGAAGTAGCGAACAAGAGCGTTGCTTTGCGCGACAGACAGGCTAGGACGCAGAGCGATATGAGCTTGGCGGAATTTATAAATTTAACGAAGGAGAAACTTAGTGAGGTACATTTTTGA